The Salvelinus namaycush isolate Seneca chromosome 8, SaNama_1.0, whole genome shotgun sequence genome has a segment encoding these proteins:
- the LOC120051836 gene encoding LIM/homeobox protein Lhx4-like, whose amino-acid sequence MMQSAAVLPTESPVKGLPEILGVPMQQIPQCASCSQHILDKFILKVLDRHWHSKCLKCADCQALLADKCFSRAGNVYCKEDFFKRFGTKCASCQQGIPPTQVVRKAQDFVYHLHCFACVMCSRQLATGDEFYLMEDGRLVCKEDYETAKQNDDSEAGAKRPRTTITAKQLETLKIAYKNSPKPARHVREQLSSETGLDMRVVQVWFQNRRAKEKRLKKDAGRHRWGQFYKSVKRNRGGNKVEKESSADDAGLSDSELSFRDDQILSDLGHTNGLYGSVGDVANGGLLNGGFSLDAAGQPYHDIQPGSPYGLPQSPSSIASLSGHTPLLNNLGFTMDSIMIQGGQGGVGQALRAMAGGPTSDLSTGSSTGYPDFPTSPASWLDEMDHSQF is encoded by the exons ATGATGCAAAGTGCGGCTGTTCTACCAACAGAGAGTCCTGTGAAGGGTCTACCGGAGATACTCGGTGTGCCAATGCAAC aaatCCCCCAGTGTGCGAGCTGTAGTCAACACATCCTCGACAAGTTCATCCTGAAGGTGCTGGACCGCCACTGGCACTCCAAGTGCCTCAAGTGCGCCGATTGTCAAGCGTTGCTGGCAGACAAGTGTTTCTCGCGGGCGGGAAATGTGTACTGCAAAGAGGACTTTTTCAA GCGGTTTGGAACAAAGTGTGCGTCATGCCAACAGGGGATACCGCCGACCCAGGTGGTGCGGAAGGCCCAGGACTTTGTGTACCACCTGCACTGCTTCGCCTGTGTCATGTGCAGCCGGCAGCTGGCCACTGGGGATGAGTTCTACCTCATGGAAGATGGCAGGCTGGTGTGCAAGGAGGACTACGAGACGGCCAAACAGAATG ATGATTCAGAGGCAGGTGCAAAGCGACCACGAACCACCATCACAGCCAAACAGCTGGAGACCCTTAAAATCGCCTACAAGAACTCTCCCAAGCCAGCGCGCCACGTCCGCGAGCAGCTCTCCTCAGAGACGGGGCTGGACATGAGAGTAGTGCAG GTGTGGTTTCAGAATCGTCGTGCAAAAGAGAAGCGTCTGAAGAAGGACGCAGGGCGGCACCGCTGGGGTCAGTTTTACAAAAGCGTCAAACGTAACCGAGGGGGCAACAAAGTGGAGAAGGAGAGTTCAGCAGACGATGCGGGACTGAGCGACAGTGAGCTCAGCTTCAGAG aCGACCAGatcctgtcagacctgggccacACCAACGGTCTATATGGGAGTGTGGGCGACGTGGCCAACGGAGGCTTGTTGAACGGAGGCTTCTCTCTGGACGCTGCTGGACAACCCTATCATGACATTCAGCCGGGCAGTCCCTACGGCCTCCCCCAGTCGCCGTCGTCCATCGCCTCGCTGTCCGGCCACACCCCGCTGCTCAACAACCTGGGCTTCACCATGGACAGCATCATGATCCAGGGGGGGCAGGGTGGCGTGGGACAGGCTCTCAGGGCCATGGCAGGAGGCCCCACCTCTGACCTCTCCACAGGGAGCAGCACGGGCTACCCAGACTTCCCCACCAGCCCTGCCTCATGGTTGGACGAGATGGACCACTCCCAGTTCTGA